The nucleotide window AATTCAGGGGGAATTTCGAGCTGCCTGACTCCCCCATCATCGCTCGGTCTAGAAATCATCTCCTGTAATCCAGACGCCATTTATCGATGAATTCCGTATCGCACCAGTATATTTCGAATTCGGTTGAGCTGATTACCCTGGAAAAGAATAGATATTTCCCGTCCGGCGAGACATTGGGACAGAATTCGATGCCTGAAGTATTGATTTGGTTTCCCAGATTGACCGATTCCGTCCATGAACCATCAGGATTCTTGAAACTGATATAGAGATCCTCGGCCCCGAATCCGTCGGAACGACCTTCCGAGTCAAATATCATATAGCTTTCATCCGGGGCGATATAAGAATGAGCGGTGCTATAACCTTTGTTTATGGCGCTACTCAGCCGTACAGGAGGCTCATATGCTCCGCCCACATATTCTGACATATATATGGCTCCCTGTGTGGCGTATGTAAAATACATGTTTCCATTCAGGCTGACGGTGGGAAACATGGTGGGAATCAAACAGAAAGGTTCCTCTGGCGGCTGAATGTCCGACCAGCCCGATTCAGTCTTATCAAAGTGCCAGATATTCGTGCGCATCAGATTCTGGCAATAACCGCAAGGTTGCGCAGAACCAAATAGGAGGGTTAAGCCATCGGGACTGATAAACGGCTCGAAAGTCATATAATCGCCGGCAAAAGGGGCAATAGCGGGTGTGGACCAGACGCCATCTGTCTTCTTGGTGAAAAATATCCTGTTCTCCGGCAATTCGCCCCCGCGTCGCGTGAAATAGAATTCATTCAGGGCCGGATCGAAACAGGAGGCAAACTCGATATAGCCGGTTTTGGAAATTATGCCGGGAGCAAAGACTACGGGGATTGAATCGGGCGGAAGTTGTCCCAAATATTCGGAGCAGTTTGGCCTTTGGCCGCCGCGATAAAGGAAATTGATTAGGTAGGTGACGTCGGTGATATTGACGAGGCCTGAATTATTGACATCAGCGGCTTTGACCGGGACAGGTGCCGGTCCTTCTCTATAAATAAAGCTGATTACAAAAGTAACGTCGCGGATATTTACTGCCCCATCACCATCGGCGTCACCGCAGGTTTGGGAAACCGCGAGAGTGCCTGCCCCCGAAATATTTCCGGCCGCCATAACAAAAAGGACTATTCCTATAATTAATAATAACTTATGCATTCAAGTCTCCTTTGCTATTGTCTGAAGTTCTCTGTCTTTATAGCAATAGTTTCGTCTACTTGCGGAATCTGGCACGGTGAAGGAACAAATTTCTGAACGGGTAACAGGCAACCCACCCGCCACTGCGGGCTGTGGGGAAGTCTGATCCCAAAATCCTGTAGGAAATTGTAGCGCAAAATCCCGAAGCGTTTTGCGATTTGATCCCATTCTCACACCCCTCCTGCAAAATCTGTATCGAATCGATGGTAAATTAGGTTCTCCCCCCTATTGATAGAAAGCATGGCTATTTATATGCCTAAAGTTAAAAAACAATCTATTCACCGTCCAAATGCCAGGAACTGTCACCCCCGTGGCTTCTTTCCCAAATTCGCAATAAAAACACTACAAGAGAATATAAACATGAAGAAACGAACTCCCCCTCTCCCCCCGGGAGAGGGGCTGGCGGCGCGAGATCCCAAAATCCCCGTTCCTGTTTCGCAGGGTCTTAGGCCGCTACCTCAGGTAGCGGGCGTGACCCTGCGGCAAACCGTGCGAGGCCTCGGTACCCCACCCGCCCGGCGGGCTATGGGCTGGCCTGACTATAAGTCCAAAACCCGCAGCGACTTAACCGGGCCAAATCAAAATCCCTCACGCCCTAAGAATGTCCGCCAAAATAAGAACAAACCCATTTCTGGCCTCCCCTCCCAATCCTCCCAATCCCTTCTCCGCCAGAAAATTATCGGCAAAAATTCGAGATCCGAAATGGCATGAAAAATTTAGTAAAGCAAAGCCAAAATTGGTCATCTCCATGGTACCCAAGCTCTTACGCTGTTTTTAAATGGCTTCGTTCCCCTTTTGGCCTCATACCCATAACTGTAAGCCGTTATCGCAGAAAGGAATGCCGCATATTGCGCCTGCCGCGCAATGTCAAGATCCTAAGTGGTTGTTGCTCCACATTGAATAAACCGGCACACGAGGATGTGTGCCGGCCACAGCATATCGACTTCGTTACCGTCCGTTGCCGACCTGCTCCTGAAGCCGGTAGCGGCGGTATATTTTGGCGTACTGTCCGCCGGCGGCAATCAATTCATGGTGAGTACCGGACTCAACCAGTTTCCCATCCTCGAGAACATATATCCTGTCGGCCCGTTCGAGCGTATCGGGGCGATGCGTTATCAGAATGGCGGTC belongs to Candidatus Zixiibacteriota bacterium and includes:
- a CDS encoding dockerin type I domain-containing protein, with the translated sequence MHKLLLIIGIVLFVMAAGNISGAGTLAVSQTCGDADGDGAVNIRDVTFVISFIYREGPAPVPVKAADVNNSGLVNITDVTYLINFLYRGGQRPNCSEYLGQLPPDSIPVVFAPGIISKTGYIEFASCFDPALNEFYFTRRGGELPENRIFFTKKTDGVWSTPAIAPFAGDYMTFEPFISPDGLTLLFGSAQPCGYCQNLMRTNIWHFDKTESGWSDIQPPEEPFCLIPTMFPTVSLNGNMYFTYATQGAIYMSEYVGGAYEPPVRLSSAINKGYSTAHSYIAPDESYMIFDSEGRSDGFGAEDLYISFKNPDGSWTESVNLGNQINTSGIEFCPNVSPDGKYLFFSRVISSTEFEIYWCDTEFIDKWRLDYRR